AACATTTTTCCGTCTTTGATAGCTTGTTCAAAAACTTCTCTTGAACGAAAATAATAATCGACCCCGTCTTGTTCGCCTTCGCGAGGAAGACGCGTTGTCATAGAAATAGAATAATCAAAACTTGTTTCTGGATCTTTAAAAACAGCTTCCCGAACAGTTCCTTTACCTACTCCCGATGGACCTGAAAGTACGATTAACAGTCCTCTTTCTGTCATCATTTCCCCTCCTGCATATCATTCCACATTTTGCACTTGTTCTCGAATTTTCTCAAGCGTCGTTTTCATTTCTACCACTTGTTCGGTGATTTTTAGAGAACTTGCTTTGGAGCCAATCGTGTTCACTTCGCGGTTCATCTCTTGAATCAGAAAATCCAGCTTTCGTCCGATTGGTTCTTCGAGTAAAATAATACCATAAAATTGCTTTAAATGGCTCTTTGTTCGTTCGACTTCTTCGTTAATGTCTGCCTTTTCAAGTAGCATTGCGACTTCTGTAAGAACAATACTTGAATCAAATTGGTCGCCTACAACGTTTTGTAAACGTGTTTCGATTTTTTCTTGATAATGTTTTTCTGTGTTTGGAATTTCGGCTTGAATGATTTCCAAACTTTTCTCCAGTGCGGCAAGATGTTGTTTGAAATAAAGCAGTAGTTCTGCACCTTCCATACTTCTCATCTCATCTAGTCGCTCGGTTGCGCGGGCGAGTGTTTCTAAAACTAATCGCTCTAGTTCGCTACTCGCTTCCGCTTCTTCCTCAATAGAAAGATAAGCTGGTTCTTGCAGTAAATCGGCCATAGTTGGTAATTCTTGTAATTCATATCTAGCGCTTGCTTGTTTGATAAAACGGTAATAGCTGTCTGCGAGGTCCCAGTCAATATGTAGTTCACGTTTTGAGATTTGCTCTCCCGTGATGGAAAAGAAAACTTCGATTCTACCACGTTTGATTTGCTTACTTATGGTCTTTTTTAATTTTCCTTCTAAATAAGCAAGTTGCTTTGGCATCCGAAAAAGAAATTCGGAGTAGCGGTGGTTGACTGCTTTTAATTCAATGGTTACTTTGAACGCTTCAAATTCTTTCGTCGCACGCCCAAATCCCGTCATGCTTTTCACCATTTGGCAAGACACCTTTCATAACTTAAAGTTCCCTCTAAGATTACTTGAAATTTGTTCTGACTTCTTATTATACCAAAGCTACTCCTTGCATACAATACATTTTCGGAATGTATGTTAAAATAGAAAGTAACTAACTCACAAAGGAATGAATAACTTATGGCGTTTGATGCAATGTTTTTAAAAGCGATGACCGAAGAACTTGCCGAACACGGAGAAAGCGGACGTATTATGAAAATCCATCAACCGTTCTCGCATGAACTTGTTTTATATATTCGAAAAAACCGTGAAAATAAACGTTTACTGATCTCCTCGCATCCAAGCTATGCGCGGATTCAGTGGACCGATGATATTCCCGAAAACCCAGCAACCCCACCGATGTTTTGTATGTTACTGCGAAAATACTTAGAAGGCGCGATTATTGAATCGATTACGCAACTTCCTAATGAACGAATTTTACAATTTAGTATTCGCGGCAAAGATGATATCGGCGAAAATCGTTTTTGTGATTTATTTGTAGAAATTATGGGACGGCATAGTAATATTACCCTTGTCGACCGTGCGAAAAATGTGATTGTTGATTGTATTAAGCACGTTTCCCCTGCCCAAAATAGTTACCGAACACTGCTTCCAGGAGCGACTTATGTATTACCTCCTGCAACGGATAAACTCCATCCATTTGAGGTTACTTCGGAGCAAATTCTGGATAGACTAGATTTCTCTGCGGGTCGAATGGATAAACAACTTGTACAACATTTTGCAGGATTCAGCCCTTTACTTGCTCGGGAAATAGTATTTCGCGCTGGGAACTTAACGGCAGATTCGCTAGTTGCTGCCTTTTTCGAAGTAATGGAATTGGTGAATGCACATCTAGGAAGTGCTGCTGTCCCAAATGAGTGGCGCATCCAAAATAAAGAGGATTACTATTTCTTCCCGCTCCGCCATGTCGATGCAGAAACAACCGAATTCGCGAATTTAAGCACCCTATTAGACCATTTTTATATAGGTAAAGCGCGTCGTGATCGTGTCCATCAATTTGCACATGATTTAGAAAAACTCTTATCCAACGAACTTGCTCGAAGCAGGCTGAAAATCGAAAAACTCGAAAACACTTTACTCGAAACGGAAAAAGCAGATATTTATCGTATTCAAGGTGAACTTTTAACTGCCAATTTGCATTTAATGGAGCGTGGGATGGCAGAGATTACGGTAGAAAACTTTTACGATGATATGAAGAAAATGACGATTCCGCTTGATACTAGAAAAACACCGTCAGCCAATGCCCAAAGCTACTTTAGCCGCTACCAAAAACTGCGTAACGCGGTCGAAGTAGTGAAAGAGCAAATCGCACTCACGAAAGAAGAAATTACTTATTTAGAGTCTGTAGAATCGCAACTTGAAACATCCGGCCCACAAGATGTGGAAGAAATCCGCCAAGAACTCGCTGAACAAGGCTATCTTCGCTACAAACAGAAAAAAGGCGGCCGCAAAAAAGCGACTTTACCTACTCCAGAAAAATATACTTCTTCCACCGGATTATCGATTTTGGTTGGGAAAAACAATAAGCAAAATGATTATTTAACGAATAAATTAGCTAGGAATAATGAATATTGGTTCCACGTAAAAGATTTGCCTGGTTCGCATGTGGTGATTCAATCGAATAATCCAGACGAGACCTCGATTACTGAAGCCGCAATGATTGCCGCCTATTACTCAAAAGCACGACTTTCAGCAACGGTTCCCGTCGACGGCACGCTCGTAAAACACGTAAAAAAACCAAATGGTGCCAAACCTGGTTATGTCATTTACGATAACCAAACGACTTATTTTGTTACACCTGATGAAAAACTTGTTTTATCCTTAAAAAATTAACGGTTCCTTCTTGGAGCCGTTTTTTCTTTTTATTTTAGGGTACAAGTTAACTGACTTTACTTTTTTATTGGAAGGATGATAGACAAATGAAAATTTTATTAATTGGTGCTTCTGGTACGCTTGGTTCTGCGGTGAAAGATCGTTTGGAGAAAAAAGCCGAAGTAATTACTGCTGGCAGACATAGCGGCGATGTGACGGTCGATATTACGAGTGTTGATAGTATTAAAAAAATGTACGAGCAGGTTGGCAAAGTCGACGCGATTGTTTCGGCCACAGGAAGCGCCACTTTTTCGCCTTTAACAGAATTAACGCCAGAGAAAAATGCGGTGACGATTAGTAGTAAATTAGGTGGTCAAATTAATCTCGTTTTACTGGGTATTGACTCCTTGAATGATAGAGGAAGTTTTACGCTTACGACAGGAATCATGATGGAAGATCCAATCGTCCAAGGGGCTTCTGCTGCGATGGCAAATGGCGCGGTTACCGCTTTTGCCAAATCAGCTGCAATTGAAATGCCGCGCGGGATTCGGATTAACACAGTGAGTCCGAATGTTTTAGAAGAATCTTGGGACAAACTAGAATCATTTTTCCAAGGATTCGTTCCAGTCCCAGCTGCAAAAGTCGCTCGTGCATTTGAAAAAAGTGTTTTTGGTGCACAAACTGGCGAAAGTTATAAAATCTACTAAGAGAAAAAGAAGCTCACCTATTATAAAGGTGAGCTTCTTTTTTATTTACCCCAGTTTTCCGGATTTTTCTTCCATTCTTTTAATGTTGCCATATCTTCAGCGGTCACGTAATTTTCATTTAAAGCTACTTCAATTAGCTCGTCATAGTTTGTTAAGGTTACTAGTTTTGTGCCGGATGCTTCTAGTAGTTGTTTGCCTTTGTCTAGTCCATATGTAAAAATGGCCGCAATTCCAACCACTTCAGCGCCCGCTTCTTCTAAAGCTTCCACTGCTTTTAGTGAGCTTCCGCCGGTCGAAATCAAGTCTTCAATCACGACTACTTTTTGCCCTTTTGTGATTGGCCCTTCGATTTGGTTTCCTTTACCGTGTTCTTTGGCTTTTGAGCGGACGTAGACCATTGGTAGATCAAGCAAATCACTTACCCATGCGGCATGTGGAATTCCAGCTGTTGCGGTTCCTGCAACCACATCCACTTCGCCAAATGTTTGTTTAATTTTTTCAGCTAAAGATTTGGCGATAAATTGGCGGACTTTTGGAAAACCTAGCGTTAGGCGATTGTCACAGTATATGGGAGATTTAATTCCGGATGCCCACGTGAATGGATCATTCGGTTTTAAAAATACGGCTTTGATTTCTAATAATTGTTCGGCTACTTGTTTTTCAATACTCATACATTCCACTCCTTTAAAACTTGATTATAGGCTGCTACTGGGTCATTTGCGCGGGTGATGGAACGCCCAACAACGATATCTGTTGAACCAATCAAACGCGCTTTTTCTGGTGTGACGACACGTATTTGATCGTCTGCTGCGTCACTTGCTAGTCGTATACCTGGTGTGACACGTAAAAAGTCAGCGCCATTTTGTTGTTTGATTGCTTCTGCTTCAAGAGCGGAACAAACTACACCGTTTAGTCCAGCTTGATTTGTTAAAGCACTATAATGTAGCACGGACTCAAGTAGGCTTGTTTTTATTAATTGCTCGCTTTGCATGCTCGCCTCACTTGTACTAGTTAGTTGTGTCACTGCGATAATTTTTGGACGCTTGCCACTCCCGGATCCTATTTCGAGTCCCTCCAAAGCTGCCTCCATCATATTCTTACCACCGGCCGCGTGTACGTTAACCATATCAACACCAAGTTTTGCCAAGCCTACCATCGCACTTTTGACAGTGTTCGGGATGTCGTGCAATTTTAGATCTAGAAAGATTTCATGATTTTGTTGCTTTATTTTTTCAACGATAATGGGACCATTGCTATAAAAAAGTTCCATACCGACTTTCACGGATAAAGCTTCTCCGGAGAATTTGGCTAAAAATTGTTCTACTTCTTCGTACGTTTGGAAATCTAGCGCGATAATGGGTTTATTCATTGATT
The sequence above is drawn from the Listeria monocytogenes genome and encodes:
- the pyrF gene encoding orotidine-5'-phosphate decarboxylase; protein product: MNKPIIALDFQTYEEVEQFLAKFSGEALSVKVGMELFYSNGPIIVEKIKQQNHEIFLDLKLHDIPNTVKSAMVGLAKLGVDMVNVHAAGGKNMMEAALEGLEIGSGSGKRPKIIAVTQLTSTSEASMQSEQLIKTSLLESVLHYSALTNQAGLNGVVCSALEAEAIKQQNGADFLRVTPGIRLASDAADDQIRVVTPEKARLIGSTDIVVGRSITRANDPVAAYNQVLKEWNV
- a CDS encoding YicC/YloC family endoribonuclease, which gives rise to MVKSMTGFGRATKEFEAFKVTIELKAVNHRYSEFLFRMPKQLAYLEGKLKKTISKQIKRGRIEVFFSITGEQISKRELHIDWDLADSYYRFIKQASARYELQELPTMADLLQEPAYLSIEEEAEASSELERLVLETLARATERLDEMRSMEGAELLLYFKQHLAALEKSLEIIQAEIPNTEKHYQEKIETRLQNVVGDQFDSSIVLTEVAMLLEKADINEEVERTKSHLKQFYGIILLEEPIGRKLDFLIQEMNREVNTIGSKASSLKITEQVVEMKTTLEKIREQVQNVE
- the fbpA gene encoding Rqc2 family fibronectin-binding protein FbpA, which translates into the protein MAFDAMFLKAMTEELAEHGESGRIMKIHQPFSHELVLYIRKNRENKRLLISSHPSYARIQWTDDIPENPATPPMFCMLLRKYLEGAIIESITQLPNERILQFSIRGKDDIGENRFCDLFVEIMGRHSNITLVDRAKNVIVDCIKHVSPAQNSYRTLLPGATYVLPPATDKLHPFEVTSEQILDRLDFSAGRMDKQLVQHFAGFSPLLAREIVFRAGNLTADSLVAAFFEVMELVNAHLGSAAVPNEWRIQNKEDYYFFPLRHVDAETTEFANLSTLLDHFYIGKARRDRVHQFAHDLEKLLSNELARSRLKIEKLENTLLETEKADIYRIQGELLTANLHLMERGMAEITVENFYDDMKKMTIPLDTRKTPSANAQSYFSRYQKLRNAVEVVKEQIALTKEEITYLESVESQLETSGPQDVEEIRQELAEQGYLRYKQKKGGRKKATLPTPEKYTSSTGLSILVGKNNKQNDYLTNKLARNNEYWFHVKDLPGSHVVIQSNNPDETSITEAAMIAAYYSKARLSATVPVDGTLVKHVKKPNGAKPGYVIYDNQTTYFVTPDEKLVLSLKN
- a CDS encoding short chain dehydrogenase; the encoded protein is MKILLIGASGTLGSAVKDRLEKKAEVITAGRHSGDVTVDITSVDSIKKMYEQVGKVDAIVSATGSATFSPLTELTPEKNAVTISSKLGGQINLVLLGIDSLNDRGSFTLTTGIMMEDPIVQGASAAMANGAVTAFAKSAAIEMPRGIRINTVSPNVLEESWDKLESFFQGFVPVPAAKVARAFEKSVFGAQTGESYKIY
- the pyrE gene encoding orotate phosphoribosyltransferase; translated protein: MSIEKQVAEQLLEIKAVFLKPNDPFTWASGIKSPIYCDNRLTLGFPKVRQFIAKSLAEKIKQTFGEVDVVAGTATAGIPHAAWVSDLLDLPMVYVRSKAKEHGKGNQIEGPITKGQKVVVIEDLISTGGSSLKAVEALEEAGAEVVGIAAIFTYGLDKGKQLLEASGTKLVTLTNYDELIEVALNENYVTAEDMATLKEWKKNPENWGK